In the Acropora muricata isolate sample 2 chromosome 10, ASM3666990v1, whole genome shotgun sequence genome, one interval contains:
- the LOC136931808 gene encoding G-protein coupled receptor 12-like → MSNLSKQEDFELSCFNLEVNFATSSFLYVTNIVTAIVNSVFSLTAVLWNSLFILTYKRTPSLRCPSYTLLCCLALSDLTVGLIVQPSFVAHKIGEIQHDFGIYCATRITSETTTRVCSGVSILTLTAIGIERYLELRLHLRHMEIVTNFRTVVIALLLWCITIILAGLWFVLDWKKHNAIIAFCMLSCLIVTLWAYSRIFKEVRRHRRVIQSQEQATSMRNMIKFGKSTMTMVYILGLYVISNALLTGVVIAHRAQGYTESIKLAYIYISTCTFICSSINPVLYFWRISDIRLAVIRTVKAVA, encoded by the coding sequence CTGCTTCAATTTGGAAGTTAATTTTGCCACCTCTAGTTTCTTATATGTCACAAACATCGTTACAGCTATCGTAAACTCTGTTTTTTCGTTGACCGCCGTACTGTGGAACTCTCTTTTCATCTTGACGTACAAAAGAACGCCTTCTCTTCGCTGTCCATCGTATACCTTGCTTTGCTGTTTAGCTTTGTCTGATCTGACCGTAGGATTAATAGTACAACCGAGTTTTGTGGCGCACAAAATTGGAGAAATTCAACACGATTTTGGTATATACTGCGCTACAAGGATAACTTCAGAAACAACTACCCGAGTTTGTTCTGGTGTATCGATACTGACGCTTACAGCCATAGGCATAGAACGTTATCTCGAGTTACGGTTGCATCTTCGACACATGGAAATCGTTACCAACTTCCGAACAGTTGTCATAGCGCTTCTGCTGTGGTGTATTACTATAATTCTGGCAGGGTTGTGGTTTGTGCTAGATTGGAAAAAACACAATGCCATAATAGCTTTCTGTATGTTATCTTGCTTAATTGTCACTTTGTGGGCATATTCCAGAATCTTCAAAGAAGTCAGAAGACATCGTCGTGTCATACAAAGTCAAGAACAAGCCACTTCGATGCGAAATATGATAAAGTTCGGAAAGTCGACAATGACTATGGTTTATATACTTGGCTTGTATGTTATATCAAACGCATTACTAACAGGTGTTGTTATTGCCCATAGGGCTCAAGGATATACAGAGTCAATTAAGTTGGCCTATATTTATATTTCCACCTGTACCTTTATTTGCAGTTCAATTAACCCAGTGCTATACTTCTGGAGAATCTCTGACATCCGCCTCGCTGTAATCCGAACGGTTAAAGCCGTTGCATGA